A region from the Sphingobium sp. Cam5-1 genome encodes:
- a CDS encoding lytic transglycosylase domain-containing protein — translation MFLETGAVLSLAAQCAPAVAPHTIAAIVDAESSNYVFAINVNGVASQPRRPRNEAEAIATARSYVARGYSVDLGLGQINSRNMGWLGLTWDTVFKQCSNIEAAGRVLLSNFRSAKTGRTPQEALRVALSMYNTGSQSRGFRNGYVARVENAGRRVSGRPATAIPTVIVGDQPASAAMSDTGAGRVPVELAEIAAENMEAAPPPAPPAWDVFGRAQHARIGS, via the coding sequence CCAGCGGTAGCGCCGCATACGATCGCCGCGATCGTGGATGCGGAATCTTCGAACTATGTTTTTGCGATCAACGTCAACGGCGTGGCCAGTCAGCCTCGCCGTCCGCGTAATGAGGCTGAGGCCATCGCAACCGCGCGCTCCTATGTGGCTCGCGGCTACAGCGTGGATCTCGGCCTCGGCCAAATCAATTCACGCAACATGGGATGGCTCGGCCTAACGTGGGACACTGTTTTCAAGCAGTGCTCCAATATCGAAGCGGCAGGCCGGGTGCTCCTGTCCAATTTCCGTTCGGCCAAGACGGGGCGCACCCCGCAAGAGGCCCTTCGGGTCGCACTCAGCATGTATAACACAGGCTCTCAATCGAGAGGTTTCCGCAACGGCTATGTCGCCCGCGTGGAGAACGCAGGTCGCCGCGTCAGCGGTCGGCCTGCGACCGCAATCCCGACTGTCATCGTGGGCGATCAGCCCGCCAGCGCCGCCATGAGCGACACTGGCGCCGGTCGTGTGCCGGTGGAGCTGGCGGAAATCGCAGCGGAGAACATGGAGGCGGCTCCACCGCCTGCACCGCCTGCGTGGGATGTTTTCGGCCGCGCCCAACACGCGCGGATTGGTTCGTAA